TGACCACATGGATAGGTTTTTAAAAGGTATGGTAGATACCAGCGACCTGGTGTATTACCTGAGTTTTATTTTTCTATGCCTTTTCCTTTGTCACCGCGTTCTGGATTCAAATCGATGGAGGTGAGATAGTGAAAAAACTCGTTCCTATGGCAGGATGGCTGGGCCTGATATTGGGCTTTACCTCCTTGTTTATCTATAGCGTCCTGCCAGACCTCAAGAGTTTATCAGCCTCTCTGGCAGCCGTTGCCATGATTAATGGAGTTTTCTTCGTTGTTGTTGAAAGATCAAGGCTGAAGCAATCCTTTTCTTCGCGTTCCGTATTATATGGCACAAACACCCTGATCCTGACTATTATAGTTCTTGGCATATTGATATTTATAAACCTATTGGCATTCCGCCATAAACAGCGTTTTGATTTTACAGAGGGTGGGTTTTATACATTAGCACCTCAAACCAAAAAACTTGTTTCCAACCTCCCACGCGAAGTAAAACTCACCGCTTTTTTCCAAACCGAGTCTCCTGAAAAAATTGCCTTTACCAACTTGATCGCCGGTTATCTTGAAGAAACCAATAATATCAAACTGCACTATATTGATCCGGATAAAAACCCGGCGGTGACCAAGCAATATGGTGTCACTACTTATGGAACCGTTGCTCTGGAAAGTGGAACCAAAGAAACCAGGATTCAAAATCCTACTGAAGAGAATATTACCAACGCACTCTTAAAAGTGACCCGCGACGAGCAAAAGGTCATCTATTTTCTTGAAGGTCATGGAGAAAACAACATTGAAGGCAATGATGATGAGAGCTATTCAACCGCCAAAAAAAATCTTGAACAAGATGGTTTCATTGTAAAACGACTACTGCTGCTCCAATCCGGTGAAGTGCCCGAAGATGCTTCAGTGCTTGTTGTTGCAGGCCCAAAGAAACCTATACAAGAAGAAGAGAAAAAAATCATTGATGATTATTTGAACTCCGGCGGCGCTGTCTTCATGCTCATCGACCCCAAGTCCGAATCCAATATGGAAACCTTTCTTAAAAAATGGGGTATTGAGCTTGGCGACAATATCGTAATCGATCCCATGTCCAAACTTTTTGGGGGCGATTTCGCAGCTCCCGTTGTCAATCAATATACAAAACATGAAATCACCAGTGACTTTGTCCTGGCGACCATATTCCCAATAATAAGATCGGTCCATAGCGTGCCTGTATCAGATATCACCACTACCGAGCTACTAAAAACAGGTGCTAACAGCTGGGGAGAGTCGAGCCTTGTCACTGGAACCGTGAACTATGACAAAGGTGAAGACATAAAAGGGCCCGTATCGGTGTCAGTCATAGCAACAAAAAACATCGCAGGAAAAACGGATGAAGACAAACCTTCCTTAAAAGCCACACTTCTTGTGGTAGGTGATTCCGACTTTTCCAATAATCGCTACACAAATTTCTCAGGAAACGGAGATTTCTTTCTAAACGCTGTTTCCTGGCTGGCCGAAGAAGAGCAGTTGATTTCTATACGCCCAAGAGAAAGAAAAAGCACTCCTATTCAAATGACACAAACCTTGGGAAATTCAATATTCGCGATGGGTATCATAGTCTTCCCCGGACTCATTGCAACAATAGGGATCCGCATCTGGTGGCGGAGGCGCAGGCTATGAGATTTAAAGGAACTGCTCTGATGGCGGCTGTCTTCATGAGCCTGGTTCTCTATTATTTTTTCGTTGACGTTCCCGCTGAACAAAAAGAAAAGAAACAACAAGAGCAGGCTGAAAAACTTCTGCCTTTTCAAGCGGAAGAAGTGGTTGAGTTTTCACTGACAGGTAAAGGGGAGCCCATAAGCTTAAGGCGCAAAGACCTTCATAAATGGGAGCTCGCCTTACCTCTAACAGCAACGGGTGACACTAAAGAAGCGGATTCATTTATTTCGGAAATCGAAAACTTAAAAAAAACCCGGGTGGTGGAAGAAAACCCCAAAGATCTTTCTATTTATGGCCTGAGTTCTCCACTTTTTAAAATTCATTTCAAGCTGCGAAACAAGCAAGAAGAGACCCTGTTAATTGGCGATGAAACTCCTCTGGGGGGAAGCCTTTATTTTATGAGGAAGAACCACCCTGAAGTAATGATGGCGACGTCATCTCAATCTCGCTTTGAAAAAACTGTTTATGATTTCCGTGACAAAACCCTGCTAAATTTTAGTACAGGTTCAATCAGACGAATACAGATTATCAGTGAAAACAATCCTCTGGAATTAAAAAGAACAGATGACACATGGGAAATATCAGGGAATATTCATGCTCGAGGTGACAAAGATGCAATTATGAACTTTCTCCAATCCATTCAATTTTCTCGTGTCAAACATTTTGTCAATGAAAACCCGGAGTCTTTGGAACCCTATGGACTGAACTCTCCAACACTAAAACTGGTTTTAGGAGACGATGCAACCCACACGCTCTCTCTGGGCACCCATAAGGTAGGCAAGGGATATTATGCCAAAGTAAATAACTCAAAAAATATTGTACTGGTAGACACCAAACTGTTTGAAACACTTTCTCAGAAAGCCGTGAATTTCCTCGACAAAACCTTACTGGAGTTTGAGGAAGATGATGTTCTTGAACTGACATTAAAGTCTGAAAAAGAAGCTATTCACGTTGTCCGTGATAAAAACAATGATTGGAACATTCAGACTCCAATAAAATGCCAGGCCGACCTGTCCACCATCAACAGCTTGCTCTTTGACCTTAAAGAAGCTCGAATCAACCAGTTTATAAAAATCTCCATGGAAAGCCCTGAGTTGTTCGGCCTGGATTCTCCGAGAAAATCTCTTACCGTCAAGATGAAAAACTCAACAGCATGGACGCTGCAATTGGGCAATCACTCTGCTGATGGCGAGTATGTATTCTCCCAACGAACCGGCGAACCAACCGTATTTTCCCTCTCAAAAAGTGTCATCGAAAAATTATTTCGCAACCTGCATGACTTGAGAAATAAAAAACTGCTGAAGTTTGAAAGCAACGATGTGAATAAAATCCATATCCAAACTGCTGATGAAGTTTTCGAATTGGAAAAAAGTGGGCCTCAATGGAGTCTGGTTAAACCGAAAACAAGCAAGGTAGAACATTTTGGAAATGATTTAGTATGGACCCTGAAAGGGCTGGAGTTTAATTCTCCAGTCTCCCCTCTCCTTTCCCCTGAGGTTTCAGGACTCAATTCACCTGAATTTACAATTACCCTTTTCAAAAATATGCAGGAAGTTGCATCCTTGAAAATTGGGAAACTTTTTGAACAGAACCAAGAATATCTTGTTGAAGCGAACAACCTTCAATACCGCGTGAAAGAGAAATATCTGGACTCTATCCCCTCGAACCTGAATAAAATCAGGTCAAAATAGGCTCTTTTAAACGAATCCTAACCCTAAACAACCCGTAGGTTATACCCCCACTATATTGTAATAATCACACTTAAATTACACATTATGTTGTAGGCAAAAGACAAAACAAAGATTAATGAGTTTCCAACTACCCCATAAACTTATATAAAAAAAGGATTTATTAGTTTTTTGGCAATTTTTTTCAAATTAGGCCTTGACAGGTACAATATGTAGTGGTACTTTCTCAAAAGTATACAATATACAAGGAACTGTTTTGTAGGATCGGGTGCCGTGAAAGGTGCGTGGTCAGGTTCCAAGCTTCAGCTCCTCCAGCAGAAATTATGAATTGAGAGTAGCTGCAGATCTTCCATCGGCGGGTTACTAGAAAAGTGGGTTCCATAGCAATGAATGAGATGCATCCCAGAATTGAAATTTTGAAAACAGCCAGTGGGATGCTTACGAGTCTCAAACCCCTTCCCAAACCCCCAAATGTATTGAGCGCCAGCCGAATCCTCCGTTCAATGTCGGCAGATGATTTCCATCCAATTGGCGTAGAATGGAACCCCTTTTTAACGCTGGGCTTGACCCGGCACAATAGTAACCCGCCTCCTTTCTTAAAAAGGATGCGCCCCGCCTTTTCATGAGCTTGTTGGTTTTGGTAGGTCACCTCCATGTCAAGGACGGTTAGTTAATAAGGATCCATAGATAAGATTTAAGATTACACTCGGGAGGGGCGGGGCGTTGACCCCCTTTCCCGATTTTTTTTGATTTAATTAAAATCGATTTCCTCCCTACGCTTGTTTATAATCTACACCATAAAGAATTTATGGAATCAAAAGTGAAACAAGCTGACTCAACTACAGTTCCCTGCAAAGGTGATTATCTTCCCCAATACGCTCATAGGGGCGATGCCGGTGCTGATTTAAAAGCCATTGAGGCAACGGTTATCGGTCCTCGTAGCCGGTCACTGGTACCCACAGGTGTAAGCCTGGAACTGCCGGAAGGATACGCCGGCTTGATCTGGCCCCGCAGTGGAACTGCTGTGAAGCTTGGGCTAGACTGCGGAGCCGGAGTGATTGATTCACATTATCGAGGCGAAATAAAAGTACTTTTGTTCAATCACTCTGACGATGAAATCCATATCCAGAAGGGAGATCGCATCGCCCAGCTAGTCATTCAAAAAGTAGAGACTGTAACTTTTATCCCCAGCGATAAGCTGAATGAAACAGCCCGCAACACAGCGGGATTTGGATCAACGGGAGATCTGCCTGTTGCAAATTCAAATCAATAATTCCTGCATTAAACTTGAACAGGGCGATATTACTGAAAGCGCTGCTGATGCCATCGTCAATGCCGCAAATTCAGACCTGATACTGGGTGCGGGGGTCGCTGGCGCCATCCGCAATAAAGGCGGCCCCTCCATTCAGGAAGAATGCGACCGGATCGGCCCCTGTCCCGTTGGCAATGCCGCTATCACCTATGCCGGCAAACTGAATGCACGCTTCGTAATCCATGCCGTCGGGCCACGATGGGGTGAAGGCAATGAGATTGAAAAACTCAGGAACGCCACCCTGAATAGCCTGCAACGTGCTGAAGAAAAAGGGCTGACGTCTATTGCCTTTCCAGCTGTCAGCACAGGCATATTTGGATTCCCCGTTGAACTTGCGGCAGAAACCCTCCTTAAGGCCGCTATTCAATACCTTTCCCGAAAAACAGGGATAAAAACCGTAACTTTTACCCTGTTCGATGGTGTAAGTTTCAATGTTTTTAAAGATAAGCTCACTTTTATTAAAAAAGAAGAAATCTAACTATTCTCTTCGACCGAAAATCAGATATAATGAGCCACCATTTCCCACATTATATTTGAGAGTTTCACATGGGTTTACTAGCCTGGATTCAAAAACAATTTGGTATTCCAATGGATATAGAAAATGAGAAGAGTACGGAGTCGGCCTCAGAAAAAGAAGGCAGCTTCAAGGTCCTTCGCATACAACCGACCCCAAATCCGGATGCCTTCCAGTTTATATTAAATGGCAAGGTCATAGAAGCTGGAACGAAAACTTTTGATTCCCCCGATGACGCAGGGGAAGACACCATGGCTAATACTTTGTTTGGCATTTTTGGAGTGCAAAGCGTTTATATAAAAGAAAACTTTGTCACCATAACAAAGTCCAATACAGTGGGATGGCATACAATTATGGAGAAAGTTGGTTCCGCTATCGAAACCCATTTGCATTTTTATGAAAAAGGGGATGACGCAGAGGAAAATAAAGACGTGCATCCGGTATTGGAAGATTTCAATAAAGAAGACTTTTTCACTTACAATGATGACAGGAAAACAGAGGTGATCAACGCTTTACTGGATATTGCCATTCGTCCTGCCCTGGCCAATGATGGTGGAGGAATCAACTTATTGGCGGTAGAAGATAAAACCATTAAAGTCCATTACCAGGGAGCTTGTGGAAGTTGTCCCAGTTCTACAACCGGCACCCTGCAATACATTGAGCAGTTTCTTAAAGAAGCCATCCACCCTGATGTAGAAGTTCAGGCAAGCTAACCTTGTCCCCGGTTCTAATTAATTTCTACAACCATTTATTATCTGTTTTCCCGGGCGCATAACTTAGCACATACTCCAGAGCACTTTGCGGATCAGCAACTATTTCATACATATCCTTGATATTGGCTTTGGCAAACTTCAATTCCACCATCTCTTCAAAGGTAGCGCGCAGCCCATCATAAAACCCCTGGGTATTGATAAAGACAAGCGGTTTGTCGGTAAGTCGTAATTGTCGCATGGAAAGAATTTCCATCGCTTCTTCAAGGGTTCCAATGCCCCCGGGTAAAACAATAAAAGCGTCAGACCTCTGATCCATCACCGCCTTTCGTTCCCGCATATCATTGGTAACGATCAACTCATCCGCTTCAGAGTATTCAATATCTTTCGTTTTAAAAAACTCAGGCAACACACCGACCACTTTCCCTTTTTCCTCATGCACCCCACGGGCCACACAACCCATCAGCCCTATTGAAGCCCCACCATAGACAAGTTTAATCCCCCTCTTTCCCATCTCCTTGCCAAGCTCTAAAGCGGTCTGTTTGAATAAATCGTCTACCGAGTTACTGGAAGCACAAAATACACAAATAGATTGAATTTTTTCCATATTTAATCCGTGGAACCTAAAAGTTATTTTTCAAAAAAATCAATATCTACAATTGCGGTATCATTGGAAATCTGGCCAGGTTGTAACTTGAAAATTAAAGGAGAGAATATCTTTTAACATTCAGACTAACTTTCCGGATCAGATGAATACAGGTTTTTGTGTTCATTTATCGCGTAACGGTCTGTCATCCCGGATACGTAGTCACAAATCCCACGTTCCAGGGAGTCTGCATTATTCTGGACTGATTCGGGAAGGAGTCCGGGCATTTTAATGTAAGCATTAAAAATTCCCTCCAGTGTTAATTCAGCTTTAAACTCCATACGCAAAACTTTTCGATGGGAATACATATTTTTGTGGAGAAATCGTTTCAGCTCCTTATTTTTTTCAGCGACCTCCGCACTGAAAGTCGCAATGCGAACAGGTGCCCGTCGAATATCGTCCACCGTTCTTATCTGATAATGATCAATGTTATCCAATGTGGACTGACGAAGATCACTGATGAGCTCATTGATAATACTCCTTACCACCTGGTATTTTTTCAGTTTAAAATCCAATCCTGAATACTGGTCATCAAATTTTTTTTCATTCTCTTTCCAGAGAGACACCTTTCTTAACTGATCCAGGTCAAGCAATTGCGAGGTAATGCCATCATCCAGATCGTGAGCGTTATAGGCGATACCATCGGCGAAGTCGGCAACCTGGGCTTCGAGGGAAGGAAAACGGACTTCTTTATCAGATGTGATGGGATTATCAGCATCCTGTGAGTGTTTACTAATGCCTTCCAATACTTCCCAGGTCAGGTTCAGTCCATCGAAGTCAGGGTAACGTTTTTCAAGGAGCTTAACTATTCTCAAACTCTGCCTGTTGTGCTCAAAACCTCCATGCCCTTTCATCAATCGATTCAGAACATTTTGTCCTGTGTGCCCAAAAGGAGGGTGTCCCAAATCATGAGACAGGGCTACCGCTTCCGTGAGGTCTTCATTCAGTTGCAGGGATTTACAAATAGAACGTGCGATTTGCGCCACTTCCAGCGAATGGGTGAGGCGAGTCCGGTAATAATCACCTTCATGATAGACAAAGACCTGTGTCTTATATTCCAGCCTTCTGAAAGCGGAGGTATGAATGATCCGGTCACGATCTCTTTGGAATCGCGTTCTGTAGAGATGCTCTTCTTCGAAATGCTGACGCCCCTTACTTTCCCCACTTTTCATCGCATAGNNNNNNNNNNNNNNNNNNNNNNNNNNNNNNNNNNNNNNNNNNNNNNNNNNNNNNNNNNNNNNNNNNNNNNNNNNNNNNNNNNNNNNNNNNNNNNNNNTAAAGCGATAGCCTGCTTTTTCTCGCTCAAACTGGCAAGAGCCTGATTGAAGTGCCTGCGAACCTCCGGATTCTTATTTTCAAAGAAACGGAGCACAGGTTCAAAAATTGGAAAGGTCAAACCACCAAGCTTGAACTGAACGAGGCATAATAAATGGCTGATTTTTTTAAACTTCACAAAAAATCCTGTGCTGGGAAACCTCTTTCGGTCACGAGCAAACCAAAGGTTTTGTTGATTGAATATTAATGGATAACGTGATTCTAACTAAAATCCCTGCAAGCGTCAACCACCTAGAACAACCCCTCAAAAAGAGGTCTATTAATATCCAAACAAACAAATAGTTATGCGATTTCACACCTTGCAGGGCAGAATTTAGCTCAATAACTGCCACGATAAATAGTTGACCGGTTCCTTTCAAATATCACAAAAAGTAATACTCCAAAAAACGGGAGATAACTCTCTGAAAATCTATAATCATTTATTTTTCTTGACGTTAGAGGATATTTAATATATTTTTCTACTATGCAATGCCCAAACTGTAATTACATTTCTTTCAAACAGGAAAAGGAATGTGGTAGCTGTGGCTTCAGTTTTAAGGGGGCCTCACTCTCATCTGAGTCCCTTTTCCGCAATGAATCATTTTCGATTTTTTCCCAATCTCAGGCTCCAGCGAAACAAGAATCATCCAGTGAAGCCATTCCTCAGGCAGAGGATAGTATTGCTGTTGCTGAACCCCCAAAAGAAAAAAGTCCTGAGCTCGAAAAAGGAGAGTTTCTTTTAAACTTGTCCGATGCTGAAAAAGAGAAGTCTGAAACCAATTTAAAATCAGACAGTTCTGATCAAAAGACCACAGATTTCAGTTCCATGGATTTTGGCACGGATGCCAGTATCAATTTAGAGGAAATGGAAGTAGAGGGACTAGGGTTAGGACTAGAGCCTATAGAAATAGAAGAGGAAGCTTCTATTTCAGCAACG
The Nitrospinota bacterium genome window above contains:
- a CDS encoding DUF4340 domain-containing protein; translated protein: MRFKGTALMAAVFMSLVLYYFFVDVPAEQKEKKQQEQAEKLLPFQAEEVVEFSLTGKGEPISLRRKDLHKWELALPLTATGDTKEADSFISEIENLKKTRVVEENPKDLSIYGLSSPLFKIHFKLRNKQEETLLIGDETPLGGSLYFMRKNHPEVMMATSSQSRFEKTVYDFRDKTLLNFSTGSIRRIQIISENNPLELKRTDDTWEISGNIHARGDKDAIMNFLQSIQFSRVKHFVNENPESLEPYGLNSPTLKLVLGDDATHTLSLGTHKVGKGYYAKVNNSKNIVLVDTKLFETLSQKAVNFLDKTLLEFEEDDVLELTLKSEKEAIHVVRDKNNDWNIQTPIKCQADLSTINSLLFDLKEARINQFIKISMESPELFGLDSPRKSLTVKMKNSTAWTLQLGNHSADGEYVFSQRTGEPTVFSLSKSVIEKLFRNLHDLRNKKLLKFESNDVNKIHIQTADEVFELEKSGPQWSLVKPKTSKVEHFGNDLVWTLKGLEFNSPVSPLLSPEVSGLNSPEFTITLFKNMQEVASLKIGKLFEQNQEYLVEANNLQYRVKEKYLDSIPSNLNKIRSK
- a CDS encoding dUTP diphosphatase, with the translated sequence MESKVKQADSTTVPCKGDYLPQYAHRGDAGADLKAIEATVIGPRSRSLVPTGVSLELPEGYAGLIWPRSGTAVKLGLDCGAGVIDSHYRGEIKVLLFNHSDDEIHIQKGDRIAQLVIQKVETVTFIPSDKLNETARNTAGFGSTGDLPVANSNQ
- a CDS encoding macro domain-containing protein; this translates as MKQPATQRDLDQREICLLQIQINNSCIKLEQGDITESAADAIVNAANSDLILGAGVAGAIRNKGGPSIQEECDRIGPCPVGNAAITYAGKLNARFVIHAVGPRWGEGNEIEKLRNATLNSLQRAEEKGLTSIAFPAVSTGIFGFPVELAAETLLKAAIQYLSRKTGIKTVTFTLFDGVSFNVFKDKLTFIKKEEI
- a CDS encoding NifU family protein; amino-acid sequence: MGLLAWIQKQFGIPMDIENEKSTESASEKEGSFKVLRIQPTPNPDAFQFILNGKVIEAGTKTFDSPDDAGEDTMANTLFGIFGVQSVYIKENFVTITKSNTVGWHTIMEKVGSAIETHLHFYEKGDDAEENKDVHPVLEDFNKEDFFTYNDDRKTEVINALLDIAIRPALANDGGGINLLAVEDKTIKVHYQGACGSCPSSTTGTLQYIEQFLKEAIHPDVEVQAS
- a CDS encoding TIGR00730 family Rossman fold protein, with protein sequence MEKIQSICVFCASSNSVDDLFKQTALELGKEMGKRGIKLVYGGASIGLMGCVARGVHEEKGKVVGVLPEFFKTKDIEYSEADELIVTNDMRERKAVMDQRSDAFIVLPGGIGTLEEAMEILSMRQLRLTDKPLVFINTQGFYDGLRATFEEMVELKFAKANIKDMYEIVADPQSALEYVLSYAPGKTDNKWL
- a CDS encoding deoxyguanosinetriphosphate triphosphohydrolase, with protein sequence MKSGESKGRQHFEEEHLYRTRFQRDRDRIIHTSAFRRLEYKTQVFVYHEGDYYRTRLTHSLEVAQIARSICKSLQLNEDLTEAVALSHDLGHPPFGHTGQNVLNRLMKGHGGFEHNRQSLRIVKLLEKRYPDFDGLNLTWEVLEGISKHSQDADNPITSDKEVRFPSLEAQVADFADGIAYNAHDLDDGITSQLLDLDQLRKVSLWKENEKKFDDQYSGLDFKLKKYQVVRSIINELISDLRQSTLDNIDHYQIRTVDDIRRAPVRIATFSAEVAEKNKELKRFLHKNMYSHRKVLRMEFKAELTLEGIFNAYIKMPGLLPESVQNNADSLERGICDYVSGMTDRYAINEHKNLYSSDPES